From Pigmentibacter ruber, a single genomic window includes:
- the tuf gene encoding elongation factor Tu: protein MAKEKFERSKPHMNIGTIGHVDHGKTTLTAAISAVLATSQGKTATKFDEIDKAPEEKARGITINASHIEYETANRHYAHVDCPGHADYVKNMITGAAQMDGAILVCAATDGPMPQTREHILLARQVNVPYIVVFLNKCDIADPELTDLVEMEIRELLTKYNFPGDDTPVIRGSALGALQNPGDANNAKCILDLMAAVDSFIQEPPRPIDKPFLMPIEDVFSISGRGTVCTGRIEQGICRVGEELEIVGIKPTSKTICTGVEMFRKVLDQGQAGDNVGVLLRGTKREDVERGQVLSKPGSIKPFKKFTAQIYVLNKDEGGRHKPFFKGYRPQFYFRTTDVTGVVDLPANVEMVVPGDNVEITVELITPVAMEPGLRFAIREGGRTVGSGAVGKCIE from the coding sequence GTGGCAAAGGAAAAATTTGAGCGTTCCAAGCCTCATATGAACATCGGTACCATTGGTCACGTTGACCACGGTAAGACCACTCTTACAGCTGCTATTTCTGCTGTTCTCGCTACAAGTCAAGGTAAAACTGCTACTAAATTTGATGAAATCGACAAAGCGCCAGAAGAAAAAGCTCGTGGTATTACCATTAACGCTTCCCACATTGAGTATGAAACTGCAAACCGTCACTATGCACACGTGGACTGTCCTGGTCACGCGGACTATGTAAAAAACATGATTACTGGTGCTGCGCAAATGGACGGTGCTATCCTTGTTTGTGCTGCGACAGATGGTCCAATGCCACAAACTCGTGAGCACATTTTGCTTGCTCGTCAGGTGAACGTTCCATACATCGTTGTATTCTTAAATAAATGCGACATTGCTGACCCTGAATTAACTGATCTTGTTGAAATGGAAATTCGTGAACTTTTAACTAAGTACAATTTCCCAGGTGACGACACTCCTGTAATTCGCGGTTCTGCTTTAGGCGCGCTTCAAAATCCAGGCGATGCTAATAATGCAAAATGCATTCTAGATCTTATGGCTGCTGTTGACTCCTTTATTCAAGAGCCACCACGTCCAATTGACAAACCATTCCTTATGCCAATTGAAGACGTGTTCTCAATTTCTGGTCGTGGTACAGTTTGTACTGGTCGTATTGAACAAGGTATTTGCCGTGTTGGTGAAGAGCTTGAAATCGTTGGAATCAAACCAACATCTAAGACTATTTGTACTGGTGTTGAAATGTTCCGTAAGGTTCTTGACCAAGGCCAAGCTGGTGACAACGTTGGTGTTCTTCTTCGTGGTACAAAACGTGAAGACGTTGAGCGCGGACAAGTTCTTTCTAAGCCAGGTTCTATCAAACCTTTCAAAAAGTTTACTGCGCAAATCTACGTTCTTAATAAGGACGAAGGTGGACGCCATAAACCTTTCTTCAAAGGTTACCGTCCTCAATTCTACTTCCGTACTACTGACGTGACTGGTGTTGTTGACTTGCCAGCAAACGTGGAAATGGTTGTTCCTGGTGATAACGTTGAAATCACTGTTGAACTCATTACTCCAGTAGCAATGGAACCAGGTCTACGCTTCGCTATCCGTGAAGGTGGACGTACAGTTGGTTCTGGTGCAGTTGGTAAATGCATTGAGTAA
- a CDS encoding glutathione S-transferase N-terminal domain-containing protein, which produces MNIYTIPFCPFCFRVKLTTQIKNISPSEVSFHEIELKNPPEKFHKLNPNKTVPTVEISSEQGLAESLVIMEYLDETFASKYPIFGENSTEKALNKYLIERVNNEVTGYLMACFFSCQSKVKFTKALDKLHLAYENLEKLLPKNLVFFGGNQLNAVDISFAPFYCYFFIAQKIRNEIFLPKKDTKSFKYFNALINDPHIKKLILDNELFNKHIEECVSAKEEIQKIKNSSRALISDLHTAVEQLNHKLKTTYHKNITWYLESNTSGPYIITHFKFSNYHQALNAIEYLCDLQETSDHHTNFRLDNFSELAVEICTHQPKWGVTEMDLAFAEVLSTHISN; this is translated from the coding sequence ATGAATATTTATACTATTCCGTTTTGTCCCTTTTGCTTTCGTGTTAAATTAACAACGCAAATTAAAAATATTTCTCCAAGCGAAGTAAGTTTCCATGAAATTGAGTTAAAAAACCCACCAGAAAAATTTCACAAGCTGAATCCTAATAAAACAGTGCCCACCGTAGAAATATCTTCTGAACAAGGGCTGGCAGAAAGTCTTGTGATTATGGAATATTTAGATGAAACCTTTGCATCTAAATATCCCATATTTGGGGAAAATTCCACTGAAAAAGCATTGAATAAATATTTGATTGAAAGAGTAAATAACGAAGTTACAGGATACTTAATGGCATGTTTTTTTTCATGTCAAAGTAAAGTTAAATTTACCAAAGCATTAGATAAACTTCATTTAGCTTATGAAAATTTAGAAAAATTATTACCCAAAAATTTAGTGTTCTTTGGTGGAAATCAATTAAATGCAGTTGATATTAGCTTTGCACCTTTTTATTGTTACTTTTTTATTGCCCAAAAAATAAGAAATGAAATATTTTTACCAAAAAAAGATACAAAATCATTCAAATATTTTAATGCCTTAATAAATGATCCCCATATTAAAAAATTAATTTTAGACAACGAGCTTTTTAACAAACATATTGAAGAGTGTGTTTCTGCCAAAGAAGAAATTCAAAAAATTAAAAATTCTTCTAGAGCATTAATATCAGACTTACATACTGCAGTAGAACAATTAAATCATAAACTAAAAACAACTTATCATAAAAATATAACATGGTATTTAGAATCCAATACAAGTGGACCATATATTATTACACATTTTAAATTTTCTAATTATCATCAAGCATTAAATGCAATTGAATACTTATGTGACTTGCAAGAAACTTCAGATCACCATACAAATTTTAGACTTGATAATTTTAGTGAATTAGCTGTAGAGATCTGTACGCATCAACCCAAATGGGGTGTTACTGAAATGGATCTTGCATTTGCAGAAGTTCTTTCAACCCATATTTCTAATTAG
- a CDS encoding SpoIIE family protein phosphatase gives MSNLAATKIKYPLTAKIATALIFIILVVIGSFAYYEISENREEMEVYEKKNNFSSFTSAIPVLENALWEIDFKTINSTLNQLMKNPNVISASLFSEQGYSISYLVRGTKKEPLNVVIEDLIPKEEKEKLFKIEYNNKNSILLQIDDRKNEKFILAYPLFFKNSKKEKYANLKVGYLVMTYSTKHISLASKELLIKYTILFSILGIVLVITSFLVVNNLIISPIKELERASLEIANNRLFETEFKNRFFGNDEIESLKVNFNFMVKQIIQLIKDEKEQQRMANELETTKIVQKSFIPKANNLRVSYFEISAFFQSASECGGDWWHFYPLSNKRILIMLGDVTGHGTPSAMLTAAVKGYCDSLYSRDINEPSTILEELDVIVRSIGGEERMMTMFSAIIDPLKQKLLYSNAAQNFPFLINKDSNTSSPSTLLGNGKRLGYISPDNSNKQHPFKVHTIDFKVDNIIFLYSDGLTEAKNSNKREYSERRLMKKLKSINTLNTNDIVNTIQLDLIEFTQGNRFEDDVTFVACKFCATEAAGYSNEIIKYFSERNQPSADAQLEKVS, from the coding sequence ATGTCAAATTTAGCAGCAACAAAAATTAAATATCCTCTTACTGCTAAAATTGCGACAGCTTTAATTTTTATAATTCTAGTTGTGATAGGTTCTTTTGCTTATTATGAAATTTCTGAAAATAGAGAGGAAATGGAAGTTTACGAAAAGAAAAATAACTTTTCTTCATTTACCTCTGCTATCCCTGTATTAGAAAATGCCCTTTGGGAAATAGATTTTAAAACAATTAATTCAACATTAAATCAATTAATGAAAAATCCAAACGTTATTTCTGCTTCATTATTTTCTGAACAAGGATATTCTATTTCTTATTTGGTAAGAGGCACAAAAAAAGAGCCTCTTAATGTAGTTATTGAAGATTTAATTCCAAAGGAAGAAAAAGAAAAGTTATTTAAAATTGAGTATAATAATAAAAACAGTATTTTACTGCAAATTGATGATAGAAAAAATGAAAAATTTATTTTAGCGTATCCTCTGTTCTTTAAAAATTCAAAAAAAGAAAAATATGCTAATTTAAAAGTTGGATATTTGGTCATGACTTATTCAACTAAACATATTTCTTTAGCATCAAAAGAATTATTAATAAAATATACAATATTATTCTCTATTTTAGGAATTGTTTTAGTCATAACTAGCTTTTTAGTAGTTAATAATTTAATAATCAGCCCTATAAAAGAACTTGAACGAGCGAGTTTGGAAATTGCAAATAATCGACTATTTGAAACTGAATTTAAAAATAGATTTTTTGGGAATGATGAAATTGAAAGTTTAAAAGTCAATTTTAATTTCATGGTTAAACAAATTATTCAACTTATTAAAGATGAAAAAGAACAGCAAAGAATGGCTAACGAATTAGAAACTACTAAAATAGTACAAAAATCATTTATTCCAAAAGCAAATAATTTAAGAGTAAGCTACTTTGAAATATCAGCATTTTTCCAATCAGCTTCTGAGTGTGGTGGAGACTGGTGGCATTTTTATCCTTTAAGTAACAAAAGAATTTTAATTATGCTTGGAGACGTTACAGGACACGGTACTCCAAGCGCCATGTTAACCGCTGCAGTAAAGGGGTATTGTGATTCCCTTTATTCTCGGGATATCAATGAACCTTCAACCATTTTAGAAGAGCTCGATGTCATTGTAAGAAGTATAGGCGGAGAAGAGAGAATGATGACTATGTTTAGTGCAATCATTGATCCCCTTAAACAAAAATTATTATACTCAAATGCTGCTCAAAACTTCCCTTTTTTAATTAATAAGGATTCGAATACCTCTTCTCCATCTACTCTTTTAGGAAATGGAAAACGTTTAGGATACATTAGTCCCGACAATTCAAATAAGCAGCATCCATTTAAAGTGCATACAATTGATTTTAAAGTAGATAATATTATATTTTTATACTCTGATGGTTTAACAGAAGCTAAAAACTCTAATAAAAGAGAATATTCTGAACGTCGACTTATGAAAAAGTTAAAAAGTATAAATACCTTAAATACCAATGATATTGTGAATACAATTCAGTTGGATTTAATAGAGTTTACACAAGGGAACAGATTTGAAGATGATGTTACTTTTGTGGCCTGCAAATTTTGTGCGACTGAAGCTGCTGGATACTCAAATGAAATTATAAAATATTTTTCCGAACGCAATCAACCATCAGCTGATGCGCAACTGGAAAAAGTTTCCTAG
- a CDS encoding class II aldolase/adducin family protein, whose amino-acid sequence MRQYRKIIKDASFYPLSLFEHIELNKMCEVAKRLDLRHAIPATSSNFSIRTKHVEQFLITKSGIHKRNLNPSQFIRTHLTGSAIHPLAPKPSDETLLHALIYKNLEYVNAVIHCHAIEFEHIQLQKNCVSSDENNNCENFGFYIFPGHELLKALGYKDHNTAYYLPVIKNNQDMEKISQLIAEQFFNQQKKIPICAFLLENHGIYCFGNSVRQTELRLEALLHLSAYLK is encoded by the coding sequence ATGAGACAATATAGGAAAATAATAAAAGATGCTTCTTTTTACCCTTTATCGTTGTTTGAGCACATCGAACTAAATAAAATGTGTGAAGTAGCAAAACGTTTAGATCTTCGCCATGCTATTCCCGCAACAAGCAGTAACTTTAGTATCCGCACAAAACATGTGGAACAATTTTTGATTACCAAATCAGGAATTCATAAAAGAAATTTAAATCCATCACAATTTATTAGAACTCATTTAACAGGCAGTGCTATTCATCCTTTAGCACCAAAACCAAGCGATGAGACATTATTACATGCTTTAATATACAAAAATTTAGAGTATGTTAATGCTGTCATTCATTGTCATGCAATAGAATTTGAACATATTCAATTACAAAAAAACTGCGTCAGTAGTGATGAAAATAATAATTGTGAAAACTTTGGTTTCTATATTTTTCCAGGACATGAATTATTAAAAGCATTAGGTTACAAAGATCATAACACTGCATATTATTTGCCCGTGATAAAAAACAATCAAGATATGGAAAAAATTTCCCAACTTATTGCTGAACAATTTTTTAATCAGCAGAAAAAAATTCCTATCTGTGCATTTTTGCTTGAAAATCATGGAATATATTGTTTTGGCAATTCTGTGCGACAAACCGAATTACGTTTAGAAGCCCTTTTACATTTATCTGCCTACCTAAAGTAG
- a CDS encoding RuBisCO large subunit C-terminal-like domain-containing protein has translation MDLNVQNKELLSPLGDEPHAFAKFVINAKQYPASIIEEIAIGQTLGAWEEQFVKRSVLIEKVAKIVTYERTENSHIVTLAFPHNIWHGKLSWLLTILYGKMSFYENIQLNSVWFSSDCFSKNILQGPKWNANALKEKVGANLLHPLLMGILKPNVAMADEQICSFYQEAAQAGLHILKDDEIRHDESFSNTLKRVEQVSNVAEKNGLKTLYAVHFQFCAFSFKEQIVQLHNAGAQALLINTWTSGIDFLQQLRTLTHLPILSHPALVGAFGIRESSSTIHPRVTLAQLIRAAGADLSLFPSPYGKLGLEKSLALDIAHSCQLKNENWEINSTIPVPSAGIKPEHAKEAKKDFGKDFVLNAGTGIFANHKGITSTIKLFREELDKQ, from the coding sequence ATGGACTTAAACGTGCAAAACAAAGAACTCCTTTCTCCATTGGGGGATGAGCCACATGCATTTGCTAAATTTGTCATCAATGCAAAACAATATCCAGCTTCTATTATAGAAGAAATTGCAATTGGCCAAACTCTTGGAGCCTGGGAAGAACAATTTGTTAAAAGAAGTGTACTCATTGAAAAAGTTGCCAAAATTGTTACTTATGAGAGAACTGAAAACTCTCATATAGTAACTTTAGCTTTTCCGCATAATATTTGGCACGGAAAATTGTCTTGGCTTTTAACAATTTTGTATGGAAAAATGAGCTTTTATGAAAATATTCAATTGAATTCTGTTTGGTTTTCTAGCGATTGTTTTTCCAAAAATATTTTACAAGGCCCAAAATGGAATGCTAACGCATTAAAAGAAAAAGTTGGAGCAAATTTATTGCATCCATTATTAATGGGAATTTTAAAACCCAATGTCGCAATGGCTGATGAACAAATTTGTTCCTTTTATCAAGAAGCTGCCCAAGCAGGACTGCATATTTTAAAGGATGATGAAATTAGACATGATGAATCTTTTTCAAATACTTTAAAAAGAGTTGAACAAGTTTCTAATGTAGCAGAAAAAAATGGGTTAAAAACCTTGTATGCAGTCCATTTTCAATTTTGTGCATTCAGTTTCAAAGAACAAATCGTGCAATTACATAATGCTGGTGCCCAAGCGCTCCTCATAAATACTTGGACAAGTGGTATTGATTTTCTTCAACAACTCAGAACGTTAACGCATCTTCCAATTTTATCGCATCCTGCTTTAGTTGGAGCATTTGGAATACGTGAATCGTCAAGTACAATTCATCCACGTGTTACTTTAGCTCAATTAATTCGTGCAGCAGGTGCAGATCTAAGTCTATTTCCAAGCCCTTATGGTAAGTTAGGACTAGAAAAATCATTAGCTTTGGATATTGCACATTCTTGTCAATTAAAAAACGAAAATTGGGAAATCAATTCGACAATTCCTGTGCCTAGCGCCGGAATAAAACCTGAGCATGCAAAGGAAGCTAAAAAAGATTTTGGGAAAGATTTTGTTTTAAATGCAGGTACAGGTATATTTGCTAATCACAAGGGAATAACATCCACGATTAAGCTATTTAGAGAAGAGTTAGATAAGCAATGA
- the mtnA gene encoding S-methyl-5-thioribose-1-phosphate isomerase, with product MGNSLEAIKYANGKLEILNQLLLPEQFIYEDCSDSVKGWNAIQQMKVRGAPAIAITAALCLACEVNHIKQQMSLQSLKQFIFDKLDYLCTSRPTAVNLFKMAEQMKFLINKQTDMKYSELANSEQLAQFFIDQAIGLLAKDIADNKAIGNFGADCFSHLNSVKILTHCNTGSLATAGYGTALGVIRSLFAQNKLAHAYATETRPYNQGARLTAFELVYEKIPATLITDSMAAFLMIEKGVDAIIVGADRVVANGDTANKIGTYQLAIAAHYHNIPFYVAAPSTSIDCTKLTGKEILIEQRPAHELTHLHGKQISAPGISVWNPSFDITPAKLITGIITEFGVIHKTDQEFKISNFLNAKI from the coding sequence ATGGGAAATTCATTAGAGGCAATTAAATATGCAAATGGTAAATTGGAAATATTAAATCAGTTACTTTTGCCAGAGCAATTTATTTATGAAGATTGTAGCGATAGTGTTAAAGGTTGGAACGCTATACAGCAAATGAAAGTGCGTGGAGCTCCTGCTATTGCTATTACAGCTGCGCTGTGTTTAGCATGTGAAGTTAATCACATAAAACAACAAATGTCTCTACAAAGTTTGAAACAATTTATTTTTGATAAATTAGATTACTTGTGCACAAGTCGTCCTACTGCTGTTAATTTATTTAAAATGGCTGAACAAATGAAGTTTTTAATAAATAAACAAACAGATATGAAATATTCTGAACTTGCAAATTCAGAACAACTTGCGCAATTTTTTATTGATCAAGCAATTGGACTACTTGCCAAAGATATTGCTGATAATAAGGCAATTGGAAACTTTGGAGCTGATTGTTTTTCTCATTTAAATTCTGTTAAAATATTAACTCATTGCAATACAGGTTCTTTAGCCACAGCAGGATACGGAACAGCCCTTGGCGTCATCAGAAGCTTATTTGCCCAAAATAAACTTGCACATGCTTATGCAACAGAAACCAGACCCTATAATCAAGGTGCTCGCCTAACAGCCTTTGAATTAGTATATGAAAAAATTCCTGCTACTTTAATTACTGATTCCATGGCTGCTTTTTTAATGATTGAAAAAGGGGTCGATGCTATAATTGTTGGTGCAGATAGAGTGGTGGCAAATGGTGATACTGCAAACAAAATTGGAACATATCAACTAGCAATTGCCGCTCATTATCATAATATACCATTTTATGTAGCTGCGCCAAGTACATCTATTGATTGTACTAAATTAACAGGAAAAGAAATATTAATCGAACAACGACCTGCGCATGAATTAACTCATCTGCATGGAAAACAAATATCAGCCCCTGGAATTTCAGTTTGGAATCCTTCTTTTGATATTACTCCTGCTAAATTAATTACAGGAATTATTACTGAATTTGGAGTGATACATAAAACAGATCAAGAATTTAAAATCTCGAATTTCTTGAATGCAAAAATTTAA
- the mtnP gene encoding S-methyl-5'-thioadenosine phosphorylase codes for MSETKNTFLAFIGGSGLYDLPGIENVQEKEIETPFGKPSDNIITGEIDGRPIAFLPRHGRGHRFLPSEVNYRANIYALKKLGVTHIISVSAVGGLQEITAPGTAVIPTQILDQTTGLRQRTFFGNGVVGHVSFADPYCPELQKYIHAACLAEKVPTHFGGSLVCIEGPRFSTRAESHYFRSKEAVIIGMTAMPEAILAREAEIPYATLAFVTDYDCWKEEEEPVTVEAVIAMLNKNVQASKKIALEIHKSLPKQTENPIFSAAKNSIMTNIKLIPEETKKKLELLYGKYWK; via the coding sequence ATGTCTGAAACAAAAAACACATTTTTGGCATTTATTGGAGGAAGCGGTTTATACGACTTACCTGGAATAGAAAATGTCCAAGAAAAAGAAATTGAGACTCCTTTTGGCAAACCATCCGATAATATAATTACAGGTGAAATAGATGGACGCCCTATCGCTTTTTTACCTAGACATGGTAGAGGGCATCGTTTTCTTCCAAGTGAAGTAAATTACCGTGCTAATATTTATGCCTTAAAAAAACTTGGAGTGACGCATATTATTAGTGTTAGTGCTGTGGGAGGGCTTCAAGAAATAACAGCTCCTGGTACTGCTGTGATTCCAACTCAAATACTCGATCAAACAACAGGACTTCGCCAACGCACATTTTTTGGTAATGGTGTTGTTGGGCATGTTAGTTTTGCTGATCCTTATTGCCCTGAATTGCAAAAATATATTCATGCAGCATGTTTAGCTGAAAAAGTTCCTACCCATTTTGGTGGATCATTAGTTTGCATAGAAGGTCCTCGTTTTAGTACACGTGCGGAAAGTCATTACTTTCGTTCCAAAGAAGCAGTTATAATTGGCATGACTGCAATGCCAGAAGCAATATTAGCACGCGAAGCTGAAATTCCATATGCTACTTTAGCTTTTGTAACTGACTACGATTGCTGGAAGGAAGAAGAAGAACCAGTTACCGTTGAAGCTGTTATTGCAATGCTCAATAAAAATGTACAAGCCTCTAAAAAAATTGCTTTGGAAATTCATAAATCTTTACCAAAACAAACAGAAAATCCAATTTTTTCTGCTGCAAAAAATTCAATCATGACAAACATTAAATTAATTCCAGAAGAAACCAAGAAAAAACTAGAGCTACTCTATGGGAAATATTGGAAATAA